A genomic segment from uncultured Marinifilum sp. encodes:
- a CDS encoding arylsulfatase codes for MKIKTVIGGFLMAITFCACQPKEKIDKPNVILIMTDDQGYGDLACHGNPIIKTPNIDKLHSESVRLSNFHTGTTCTPTRGGLMTGRNSNRNGTWHTIGGCSLLNEKETTLADIFYKNGYTTAMFGKWHLGDMYPFRPHDRGFETAFYNGGGGVGQTPDYWNNDYFDDTYFRNGKPEKVEGYCTDVWFNEAIKFVDANQDKPFLLYLSLNAPHGPYNVPEQYYKMYENADLKPHQKRFYGMISNIDERVGELREHLKEKGLLNNTILIFMTDNGTSAGLAYDKKANKTYGYNAGMRGTKGSHYDGGHRVPCFISWPNAIPLKGRDVNSLTAHVDMLPTLVDLCDLDHTYEKEMDGKSVKNLILNETSKTDFDKRMLITDTQRIQWPKEGRNSCVMTTRWRLIDGKELYDINDDPGQKVNVASAYPDVVKKMRDFYDKWWSSAENDFEYSLIKIGSDKENPMHLTCHDMHSTQAIPWNQNYIRKGLAFNKGEFFTEVVKAGKYKFSISRYPEESNLKMDAEIKGLKASSHTEIIEKGKSLLLQNPRIVIDGKEYKCTFNKDNTAAEVEVELPAGKMNFYGSFTNAKGEQEIAYYYLLERL; via the coding sequence ATGAAAATAAAAACTGTAATAGGGGGATTTTTAATGGCAATCACTTTTTGTGCTTGTCAACCTAAAGAAAAAATTGATAAACCTAATGTCATATTAATAATGACTGATGATCAGGGATATGGTGATTTGGCTTGTCATGGTAACCCAATTATTAAGACTCCAAATATTGATAAATTGCACTCGGAGAGTGTTCGACTAAGCAATTTTCATACGGGAACTACTTGTACTCCAACTCGTGGAGGATTAATGACAGGGCGTAATTCTAATAGAAATGGAACCTGGCATACCATTGGTGGTTGTTCTTTATTAAACGAAAAGGAAACAACATTGGCCGATATTTTTTATAAAAATGGATATACAACTGCTATGTTTGGGAAATGGCATTTGGGAGATATGTACCCATTTAGACCTCACGACAGAGGTTTTGAGACTGCCTTTTATAATGGAGGAGGAGGAGTTGGTCAAACTCCTGATTATTGGAATAATGACTACTTTGATGATACTTATTTTAGAAACGGAAAACCAGAGAAAGTTGAAGGATATTGTACCGATGTTTGGTTTAATGAAGCTATAAAATTTGTAGATGCAAATCAGGATAAACCATTCTTGCTGTATCTTTCATTAAATGCGCCACATGGTCCTTATAATGTGCCAGAACAATATTATAAAATGTACGAAAATGCAGACCTTAAGCCACATCAAAAAAGGTTTTATGGTATGATTAGTAATATTGATGAGCGAGTTGGTGAATTAAGGGAGCATTTAAAGGAAAAAGGTCTGTTGAATAATACGATTTTGATTTTTATGACTGATAATGGAACATCGGCAGGATTAGCCTACGATAAGAAAGCCAATAAAACTTATGGCTACAATGCAGGCATGAGAGGAACCAAAGGAAGCCATTATGATGGAGGACACAGAGTGCCATGTTTTATTAGCTGGCCCAATGCAATTCCACTTAAAGGCCGAGATGTTAATTCTTTAACTGCCCATGTTGATATGCTGCCAACTTTAGTCGATTTATGTGATTTGGATCATACTTATGAGAAGGAAATGGATGGTAAGTCGGTGAAAAATTTAATTTTAAATGAAACATCAAAGACCGATTTCGACAAAAGGATGTTGATTACAGATACTCAGCGTATTCAGTGGCCGAAAGAAGGAAGAAATTCTTGTGTAATGACCACACGATGGCGCTTGATAGATGGAAAAGAGTTGTATGATATTAATGATGATCCGGGGCAGAAAGTTAATGTTGCTAGTGCTTACCCCGATGTAGTTAAAAAGATGAGAGATTTCTATGACAAATGGTGGAGTAGTGCTGAAAATGATTTCGAGTATTCCCTAATAAAAATTGGATCTGATAAGGAAAATCCAATGCATCTAACTTGTCATGATATGCATAGCACACAGGCGATTCCCTGGAATCAGAATTATATCCGTAAAGGATTGGCCTTTAACAAAGGAGAGTTTTTTACCGAAGTTGTTAAAGCTGGTAAGTATAAATTTTCTATTTCTAGATATCCTGAAGAAAGCAATTTGAAAATGGATGCAGAAATTAAAGGGCTTAAAGCAAGCAGTCATACAGAAATAATTGAGAAAGGGAAATCTTTGTTATTACAGAATCCAAGAATAGTTATTGATGGAAAAGAGTACAAATGTACTTTTAATAAAGATAATACTGCCGCGGAAGTTGAAGTTGAATTGCCAGCCGGGAAAATGAATTTTTACGGAAGCTTTACCAATGCTAAAGGGGAACAGGAAATAGCCTACTATTATCTGCTTGAAAGATTATAG